Proteins co-encoded in one Puntigrus tetrazona isolate hp1 chromosome 20, ASM1883169v1, whole genome shotgun sequence genomic window:
- the LOC122324858 gene encoding apolipoprotein B-100-like codes for MGNMKFCLLLLLSTCAIAQQESESNSYPECHLSKRFKIYKKYTYRYEAEIQNMVNGTSPLMNGPKISCKVEIDVPVACSFELRTSECSLTEVVRMDANGAPIYAPAAEAQAFQAAIEKNVLKFVVEGETGVTLYPEGDETNILNFKRGIISALIVPVMEKEESKDMVTVHGICATDVKVNSKEIIATDVTLTRDLSGCDTFKTQRSHNSPLAIITGLQYPLSKLIGSTQTCNYKFDNQKNHLTSAMCTEKHIFLPFSYQNMYGISSLVKQVLTLEGTSKINDRVFDYRSSNSKHLALEAMEDKAQAQTSEALLFIFRELKSMKEKPNRQLRARTFQNLVSELRGLEHEVLQQNIIQMVEEDNFLTWQALIQCGTPECGSAMFSIMKTFDADAIEVDAAVYALGMMLRPSGLLVKDILEFAQMRKSKPIMYALSNVVRRHFQAEGQLTSEILEVSNFITSILGADCAGEKDLTYLTLRVLGNMGEAMEAADHNIKTTLLKCMRQPATTLSVQMSAIQAFRRITVTPDVRSNIQRVALYAKGAVQKRLAAYLILMKKPEASDLEVVRKILTQDQNVQVKSFVVSHVYNIIHSRDPEIKELGKTIVKVIQDDEVLTHSNYTQLSRNYKMDLFMPGKDVMGSSTQGSIIFDPSSQLPREVMLETTLKAFGYNLDFIEFGMEGKGFEPTVETLFGSNGFFPDSISKAMYWVGDKMPNKINEVLQEWVEPLRTEKTKRQVPENIIREMVRNFNKLAKDLYNQDSPEAIAYLKIMGNELGYIKSANDISAVVDRMTTYIQAFKNFPAWITKALMSVDQNIFAHYIFMDNEFFLPTASGFPLKFALSGTFAPGFEGGLRIEPGRGVLTFSPSMSVEFVTRMGVHIPKFVVSAVEMQTNMFHESSFNAKMTNNNGLIKLSILPPKNTMELFRISNKLVMVAKPLVTLDPETGDRTPIMNCSPLFSGINYCTTILNSKAERNYPYFPLNGESSFVLGIQPTGDITEYTAAFAYELLNEGKEGRQKVDSLKMILKAEGTKAKEVTATIKYNRNKTILMTSIEIPDYDIEAGIKVGVFDSFAKGKKITIDFSNKNINQFSLIGRAKLETMKDGLLETQLIMPSLNTEATLTATMNSAEDLTLELKSNIKLPDTNSVQKITLKYAKDELKIEMKSDMDSEIQKLMPNTEPLQSHIYQAFDNIMEHKVVKTDMKLRHIYAKLWQAYLIWMDKIASDVPYLQTLRKSIPELVIPSFPERVFMNIESIFKYKFNKDHVTLTIPLPLGGKSSEDLRIPPTMITPDLVMPQISGIILPSKTFNLPTFSIPSSYDLSMPLLGMVEVSAKVNTNLYDIEAVFSGGNNTVNEPSYITSYKVVAKSPVELLAFTVEGSAQMADITEDIAKFDIISSLKHKLIDARFSLMETVKITDEVKATGNYQIEALSPLGLQMSLKYTTKASVSSEITGDGSLDGSLKVGSMSATTTATQKFLLQPKSREGRAESTFSLNCSNFQILNKMKATAANGELSFELNTDIENDPVHHTTKFNIELKEARFTIKSDAVTRAYETKFQNQVDFSATMKEITIRIESQVDDNTKQAFSQLTGSLSSQGLELNSDATINFAANHASNKGTLSFTKDGLTTSCTTNAQISYVTFENIFHCVITNTGATVSVSSKGSVSENSAELKVEGRLASSEVYLNSMYNGDIFNANTRNIITLKLNEDGLNFSNKLIASFQDIKIENTDSLIVTLKSFAMHSESNSFLNENNHYTHNIAVDIHEFTASLKAENDLKVIGIIFSNEAQMKADPYKMEVIGTLKGIFGEDQLRHAYEITYADQTATAKCSTNGNLLGSQITQNSEFEIIGFSIKLSNEVHFISPSLQLESNILTKVEPFIVNVENSFNSDGTLNLYGKHSGQVKSMLLLQAEPMSCSYKHEWKASTSHQLNNGNSIKTNFQHKITSTITPQQQKFNFNMESMLNDHTFDHSLKIFNTLNNMGIALKGTVSTNLLNKANDNQEFGITSALKYEKNNDSHFIYLPFIDKIPFLIEEVKITMLTIKDHSIGLLDGTDSIYDITATFKRKVNELSQVIVHFDVDMFFNDAKLFASDMKAVVMEMFKNLQPMRDFIDNLEQKTGIITKINEILNIVDEILAEYEIEAIVEKIIDDAVNLMKKYELRQTMKSAASSLNSLDLKPVFDRILKQMNELTKLLNNKVKEMMAYDFDTLADEAKQMVTDLIRVPCFGMLHGEIEIKSSEHTLKTSAELNNATDRLTINLNSQFQTPIDLLAYTFDATAHLSNPRMKELSLIETVKANHMAFTLDHEGFMSINGPIAQVSSKTTAKSTTEPYSADLVNNAFLSTENGFSGTLETSYIHSVNMPVANIFSEATMTQKAAAQLESGIIILTLVNNGKGILSVFDYSDEGTHKSNLKILMDVESIKLTFDGDTDSGLHKMKQKVDAETRGLTQIKFNVHAETETPFVKRSIAAVKGQICLKEPMFELSGSHDAEMIGKVEGTITNSVNFKAVPFEIIFDTKNKKSIKIMLPFRLSSKIDLQNDMALTLNPSVQQTSWASLARFNQYKYSHYISMANGEKEIQFSASVNGEADFNVLTLPINIPKLTVPFLNKGTPYVEKFSLWEDTGLKQLLITPQQTFDVDAKFKYVKNPEMFNMQPVLNSIIIPIFTTAKITSDTYDCSYFAKITLPSIKESIMIPVMGDLSYDFSVKTAMIIINTKAEILNKNGIDAQFETQVSSEFNILNGKTSGSVTFNINSGMKLFTNLIVEHKHFENNYNLVFETNTEVSKTVISNIAKVNLPEVKFILYQNLTGNTEEGLTVSVSSPSAGLLGLQLQSKSLSHHTGRLFGANPSEDDVDILKVDVAIKDPNKLNFQMQWNKELPGQIIFWLKTKVASLKDLKDTVTYFITALYNDISNKYNKLERTIDHCLKELPGILKLSVEKAKEHVSSIKFQNLSKLSSWISKVFSDAVNSNILNEVAEQAEKTKIIIEDYCKTVKAQAHDIFAEMTLEQLIEDTQAWIESTVTHLEVLMNKIIETLKDTKNIQYYITLNDTELNIDITILFIKDLISRMSSHPCTKTISS; via the exons tatctaaaagatttaaaatctacaaaaaatatacatatcgATATGAAGCTGAGATCCAGAATATGGTTAATGGAACTTCCCCTCTCATGAATGGTCCCAAAATATCCTGCAag GTTGAAATTGATGTGCCTGTGGCATGTAGCTTTGAGCTCCGTACCAGTGAGTGCTCACTAACTGAGGTGGTCAGAATGGATGCAAATGGGGCGCCCATCTATGCACCTGCTGCTGAGGCCCAAGCTTTTCAAGCAGCCATAGAAAA GAATGTACTTAAGTTTGTAGTGGAGGGTGAGACAGGTGTGACACTCTATCCTGAGGGAGATGAAACCAACATTCTGAACTTCAAGAGGGGTATCATCTCTGCACTGATTGTTCCTGTCATGGAGAAGGAGGAGAGCAAAGACATG GTTACTGTCCATGGAATATGTGCCACTGATGTCAAGGTCAACAGCAAAGAAATTATTGCCACTGATGTCACCCTCACTAGAGACCTGTCAGGATGTGATACTTTCAAAACTCAAAGAAGCCACAACAGCCCTCTTGCAATCATCACTGGTTTG CAATACCCTCTGTCTAAGTTGATTGGCAGTACCCAGACCTGTAACTATAAGTTTGACAACCAGAAGAATCACTTGACCTCTGCCATGTGCACAGAGAAGCACATATTTCTTCCTTTCTCTTACCA AAATATGTATGGTATCTCTTCTCTTGTTAAACAAGTCCTAACTCTTGAGGGAACCAGCAAGATTAATGACAGAGTTTTTGATTATC GTTCTTCCAACTCCAAACACTTGGCTTTAGAGGCAATGGAGGATAAAGCCCAAGCCCAGACCTCTGAGGCTCTGCTGTTCATCTTCAGAGAGCTAAAATCCATGAAAGAAAAACCAAATCGGCAGCTTAGGGCCAGGACTTTCCAGAATTTGGTGTCTGAACTCCGTGGACTCGAGCATGAGGTTCTACAGCAGAACATAATTCAGATGGTAGAAGAGGACAATTTTTTGACCTGGCAGGCCCTGATTCAGTGTGGCACCCCAGAGTGTGGCAGTGCCATGTTCAGTATTATGAAGACCTTTGATGCTGATGCCATTGAGGTAGATGCTGCTGTCTATGCTCTAGGAATGATGCTCAGACCTAGTGGCCTCTTGGTGAAAGACATACTGGAGTTTGCGCAGATGAGGAAGAGCAAGCCAATAATGTATGCTCTCAGCAATGTTGTAAGGAG GCACTTCCAAGCTGAGGGTCAGCTCACCTCTGAAATCCTTGAGGTGTCTAACTTTATTACATCCATTCTTGGAGCTGACTGTGCTGGCGAAAAAGATCTGACCTACTTGACTTTAAGG GTACTTGGAAACATGGGCGAGGCTATGGAAGCAGCTGATCATAACATAAAGACCACTCTGCTTAAGTGTATGAGACAGCCTGCCACTACCCTATCAGTACAGATGTCTGCCATCCAGGCTTTCAGACGAATAACTGTGACTCCTGAT gtCCGTTCCAACATTCAGAGAGTGGCCCTTTATGCGAAAGGTGCTGTTCAAAAGAGACTTGCTGCTTATCTTATCTTAATGAAGAAGCCAGAGGCAAGTGACCTGGAGGTTGTGAGAAAGATCCTTACCCAGGACCAGAATGTTCAAGTCAAGTCTTTTGTGGTTTCTCATGTCTACAACATTATTCATTCCAGGGATCCTGAAATTAAAGA GTTGGGCAAAACAATAGTCAAGGTCATACAGGATGATGAGGTGCTTACCCACTCAAACTATACTCAGCTCTCTCGTAACTATAAGATGGATTTATTTATGCCAGGCAAGGATGTCATGGGCTCCAGTACGCAGGGAAGCATCATCTTTGATCCCAGCAGCCAGTTGCCCAGAGAAGTTATGCTTGAGACAACCCTGAAAGCCTTCGGTTACAACCTTGACTTCATTGAG TTTGGCATGGAGGGCAAAGGATTTGAGCCAACTGTTGAGACTCTCTTTGGAAGCAATGGATTCTTCCCTGATTCAATTTCCAAGGCAATGTACTGGGTTGGGGACAAAATgccaaataaaatcaatgaagTTCTGCAAGAATGGGTTGAACCCCTGagaacagaaaaaactaaaagacaG GTTCCTGAGAATATTATTAGGGAAATGGTGCGGAATTTCAACAAGCTTGCAAAGGATCTATACAACCAGGACTCCCCAGAGGCTATTGCTTACTTAAAGATCATGGGGAATGAGTTGGGATACATCAAGAGCGCCAATGACATATCAGCTGTTGTTGACAGGATGACCACATATATTCAGGCCTTCAAGAACTTTCCTGCTTGG ATTACAAAGGCCTTGATGTCTGTAGATCAGAACATCTTTGCTCACTACATCTTTATGGATAATGAGTTTTTCCTTCCAACTGCCTCTGGATTTCCCCTTAAGTTTGCTTTGTCTGGGACCTTTGCACCAGGTTTTGAGGGTGGTCTGCGTATTGAACCTGGCAGG ggtgTACTAACTTTTTCACCCTCCATGTCAGTTGAATTTGTTACCCGAATGGGAGTCCACATCCCAAAATTTGTTGTTTCTGCTGTGGAAATGCAAACTAATATGTTCCATGAGAGCTCTTTTAATGCCAAGATGACTAATAACAATGGCCTAATAAAGCTGTCAATCCTGCCACCCAAGAACACTATGGAACTCTTCAGAATCAG CAACAAGTTAGTAATGGTGGCCAAACCCCTGGTCACACTTGATCCTGAGACAGGCGACAGAACTCCCATAATGAACTGCAGCCCCCTTTTTTCTGGAATCAATTACTGCACCACTATACTCAACTCTAAAGCCGAGAGAAATTATCCATACTTTCCTCTCAATGGAGAGTCCAG ttttgttttgggtATCCAACCTACTGGTGACATCACTGAGTATACTGCAGCCTTTGCCTATGAACTCTTGAATGAGGGCAAGGAAGGCCGCCAAAAGGTTGATtctctaaaaatgattttgaaagcaGAAG GTACTAAGGCCAAGGAGGTGACTGCCACTATTAAGTACAACAGGAACAAGACTATTCTAATGACCAGCATTGAAATTCCTGACTATGATATTGAGGCTGGAATCAAAGTTGGAGTCTTTGACAGCTTTGCTAAAGGAAAGAAGATCACCATTGATTTctccaacaaaaatattaaccagTTTTCTCTCATTGGCCGTGCAAA ACTTGAGACCATGAAAGATGGCTTGCTGGAAACTCAGTTGATTATGCCCTCACTCAACACTGAGGCCACTCTTACTGCTACCATGAACTCTGCTGAAGATTTGACTCTGGAACTCAAGAGTAACATCAAGCTCCCAGATACCAACTCTGTGCAGAAGATTACCTTAAAATATG ctaaAGATGAGCTGAAGATTGAGATGAAGTCTGATATGGATTCAGAGATCCAAAAGCTGATGCCTAACACAGAACCTCTTCAGAGTCACATATATCAGGCCTTTGATAATATCATGGAACATAAAGTTGTAAAGACCGACATGAAATTACGTCACATTTACGCAAAACTCTGGCAG GCTTACCTTATTTGGATGGATAAAATTGCTTCTGATGTGCCCTACCTTCAGACACTTAGAAAGAGCATTCCAGAACTGGTTATTCCATCTTTTCCTGAGAGGGTGTTTATGAACAT AGAGAGCATTTTCAAATACAAGTTCAACAAAGATCATGTCACCCTCACCATACCTTTACCTCTTGGTGGAAAATCCTCTGAGGACCTGAGAATCCCTCCCACCATGATCACCCCAGACTTAGTTATGCCACAAATTAGTGGCATAATTCTGCCCTCTAAAACGTTCAATCTACCAACATTCTCCATTCCTTCTAGTTATGACCTCTCAATGCCTCTTCTAGGAATGGTAGAGGTATCAGCAAAAGTGAACACTAACTTGTATGATATAGAGGCAGTTTTTTCTGGTGGCAACAACACTGTCAATGAGCCCAGCTACATTACAAGCTACAAAGTAGTTGCAAAAAGTCCTGTGGAACTTCTTGCTTTTACTGTGGAAg GATCTGCCCAAATGGCTGACATTACAGAGGACATTGCAAAGTTCGACATAATTTCTTCCCTGAAACATAAGCTCATAGATGCACGCTTCAGTCTAATGGAAACAGTCAAAATCACAGATGAAGTGAAAGCAACAGGAAATTACCAGATAGAAGCCTTGAGCCCTCTGGGTTTGCAAATGTCACTAAAATACACAACCAAGGCATCAGTTTCTTCTGAAATTACAGGCGATGGCAGTTTAGATGGATCACTAAAAGTAGGATCAATGTCTGCTACAACTACTGCCACACAAAAATTTTTACTTCAACCCAAATCTAGAGAGGGAAGAGCGGAATCTACTTTCAGTTTAAACTGTTCCAATTTCCAAATACTAAACAAGATGAAAGCTACAGCGGCCAATGGAGAACTTTCATTTGAGTTGAACACTGACATAGAGAATGACCCAGTCCACCACACCACCAAGTTCAACATTGAACTCAAGGAAGCTAGGTTTACCATTAAGTCCGATGCTGTCACCAGAGCTTATGAGACCAAGTTTCAAAATCAGGTAGATTTTTCTGCAACTATGAAGGAGATCACTATCAGGATTGAGTCCCAGGTTGATGACAACACAAAACAAGCTTTCTCCCAGCTTACTGGGTCTCTAAGCAGCCAGGGACTGGAGCTCAACAGTGATGCCACAATCAACTTTGCTGCCAACCATGCCTCTAATAAAGGCACACTGTCATTCACCAAAGATGGTCTGACCACTAGCTGCACCACTAATGCTCAGATCAGCTATGTGACctttgaaaacattttccattGTGTAATAACAAATACAGGTGCTACAGTGTCTGTCTCCAGCAAGGGATCAGTCAGTGAGAACAGCGCTGAACTCAAGGTTGAAGGAAGACTTGCAAGTTCAGAAGTATATCTAAACAGCATGTACAATGGTGACATTTTCAATGCCAACACCAGAAACATTATCACTCTCAAGCTGAATGAAGATGGTTTAAACTTCTCCAACAAATTAATTGCATCATTTcaagatattaaaatagaaaacacagaCTCACTGATAGTTACCCTCAAATCCTTTGCCATGCATTCTGAATCCAACAGCTTCCTGAATGAGAACAACCACTACACGCATAACATTGCCGTTGACATACATGAATTCACAGCATCTTTAAAGGCTGAAAATGATCTTAAAGTAATTGGCATCATCTTCAGCAATGAGGCCCAGATGAAGGCAGACCCCTACAAGATGGAAGTTATTGGAACTCTGAAGGGAATATTTGGTGAGGATCAACTGAGACATGCATATGAGATCACATATGCTGACCAGACAGCCACTGCAAAGTGCAGCACCAATGGAAACCTCTTGGGCAGTCAAATCACTCAAAACTCAGAATTTGAGATTATTGGTTTTTCTATAAAGCTCAGCAATGAAGTGCACttcatctctccctctctccaaCTGGAAAGCAACATCTTAACtaaagtagaacctttcattgTGAATGTTGAGAACTCGTTTAACTCTGATGGAACACTTAACCTGTATGGGAAACACAGTGGCCAGGTAAAAAGCATGCTGCTCCTTCAAGCTGAACCTATGTCTTGCTCATACAAGCATGAATGGAAGGCCTCAACTTCTCACCAGCTGAACAATGGAAACTCCATTAAAACGAACTTCCAGCATAAAATAACCAGCACTATCACTCCTCAGCAGCAAAAGTTTAACTTCAATATGGAGTCTATGCTGAATGACCACACATTTGACCACTCCTTGAAAATATTCAACACTCTAAATAACATGGGTATTGCACTAAAAGGTACTGTGTCCACCAACCTTTTAAACAAAGCCAATGACAATCAAGAATTTGGCATCACAAGTgcactgaaatatgaaaagaacaatgatagtcattttatttatctgcCTTTCATTGATAAAATTCCTTTTCTCATAGAGGAGGTCAAAATTACAATGCTCACCATTAAAGATCATAGCATTGGCCTGCTTGATGGAACTGATTCTATATATGACATTACAGCCACTTTTAAAAGGAAAGTAAATGAACTTTCCCAAgtaattgtacattttgatGTGGACATGTTTTTCAATGATGCAAAACTTTTTGCCTCTGATATGAAAGCTGTAGTAATGGAAATGTTCAAAAACCTCCAACCCATGAGGGACTTCATTGACAATTTGGAGCAAAAAACTGGCATTATCACCAAGATAAATGAAATACTCAACATAGTTGATGAGATTTTGGCAGAATATGAGATTGAAGCAATAGTTGAGAAAATCATTGATGATGCTgtgaatttaatgaaaaaatatgaactaAGGCAAACCATGAAATCAGCTGCAAGTTCTTTAAACTCTCTTGACCTAAAACCAGTATTTGATAGAatcttaaaacaaatgaatgagctgacaaaattactaaataacAAAGTCAAAGAAATGATGGCTTATGATTTTGACACTTTGGCTGATGAAGCAAAGCAGATGGTCACTGACCTCATTAGGGTTCCCTGCTTTGGAATGCTGCACGGTGAGATTGAAATCAAGTCCTCGGAGCACACTCTGAAGACCAGTGCTGAACTTAATAATGCAACAGACAGATTGACTATTAACCTTAATTCTCAGTTCCAGACTCCTATTGATCTCTTGGCGTACACCTTTGATGCCACTGCTCACCTTAGCAACCCCAGAATGAAAGAGCTGTCTCTGATTGAGACAGTGAAAGCAAATCACATGGCTTTCACTCTTGATCATGAGGGATTCATGTCAATCAATGGCCCTATTGCCCAGGTATCTTCCAAGACCACAGCTAAGTCAACAACAGAACCATACAGTGCTGACTTAGTGAACAATGCATTTCTGAGCACAGAGAATGGCTTCTCAGGTACTTTGGAGACCTCTTACATCCACAGCGTGAACATGCCAGTGGCCAACATCTTCAGTGAAGCCACAATGACTCAAAAAGCTGCTGCTCAGCTGGAATCTGGAATAATCATCCTTACCCTTGTAAATAATGGCAAAGGAATATTGTCTGTCTTTGATTATTCTGATGAAGGAACCCATAAGAGTAACTTGAAGATTCTGATGGATGTGGAGTCCATAAAACTGACTTTTGATGGTGACACTGACAGCGGTCTTCACAAGATGAAGCAGAAGGTTGATGCTGAGACTAGGGGTTTGACTCAAATCAAGTTTAATGTGCATGCAGAGACAGAAACCCCTTTCGTCAAGAGAAGTATTGCAGCAGTGAAAGGACAGATTTGTTTGAAGGAACCCATGTTTGAGCTGAGTGGATCTCACGATGCTGAAATGATCGGCAAAGTTGAAGGCACCATTACCAACTCAGTTAACTTCAAGGCTGTGCCTTTTGAAATTATCTTTGACACCAAGAacaagaaaagcattaaaataatgcttcCATTTAGATTGTCCAGTAAAATTGATTTGCAGAACGATATGGCTTTAACTCTGAATCCTTCTGTGCAGCAGACCAGCTGGGCCAGTCTTGCTAGGTTCAATCAATATAAGTATTCTCATTATATTAGCATGGCTAATGGTGAGAAGGAAATTCAGTTCTCTGCATCAGTCAATGGTGAGGCTGACTTTAATGTGCTGACTTTGCCGATCAACATTCCTAAATTGACTGTTCCATTCCTTAACAAAGGAACACCATATGTAGAGAAATTTTCTTTATGGGAAGACACAGGCCTTAAACAATTATTGATCACACCTCAGCAGACCTTTGATGTGGATGCAAAGTTTAAGTATGTGAAGAACCCTGAGATGTTCAACATGCAACCAGTCCTCAATTCTATTATAATACCCATTTTCACAACTGCCAAAATCACATCTGATACATATGATTGTTCTTATTTTGCCAAAATCACTCTTCCCAGTATTAAGGAATCAATTATGATCCCTGTCATGGGAGATTTGAGCTATGACTTCTCTGTGAAAACAGCTATGATCATTATAAATACCAAGGCTGAGATCCTTAATAAAAATGGAATTGATGCCCAGTTTGAAACTCAGGTTAGCTCTGAGTTTAACATACTCAATGGCAAAACCAGTGGCTCTGTCACCTTCAACATAAATTCGGGGATGAAATTGTTTACCAATTTGATTGTGGAgcataaacattttgaaaacaattataatttagtttttgagACCAACACAGAAGTATCAAAGACtgttatttcaaatattgcAAAAGTAAATCTTCCAGAGGTGAAATTTATACTTTACcaaaatttaactggaaataCAGAAGAAGGTCTTACTGTTTCAGTATCATCCCCATCTGCTGGACTCCTGGGTCTTCAGCTGCAGAGCAAGAGCTTATCCCACCACACAGGAAGACTTTTTGGTGCAAACCCa tctGAAGATGATGTGGACATTCTAAAGGTTGACGTTGCAATAAAGGACCCAAACAAACTAAACTTCCAGATGCAGTGGAACAAGGAGCTCCCTGGTCAAATTATTTTCTGGCTTAAGACGAAAGTTGCATCATTAAAGGATTTGAAAGACACAGTAACATATTTCATCACTGCACTTTACAATGACATCAGCAATAAGTACAATAAGCTAGAAAGAACTATTGATCACTGTCTAAAAGAACTGCCTGGAATCCTGAAATTAAGTGTGGAGAAGGCAAAGGAGCATGTTAGCTCTATCAAATTTCAAAATCTGAGCAAGCTCTCATCCTGGATCAGTAAAGTATTCTCTGATGCTGTCAACTCCAACATTCTGAATGAAGTAGCTGAGCAGGCTGAGAAGACCAAGATAATTATTGAAGACTACTGTAAAACTGTCAAAGCCCAGGCCCATGATATTTTTGCTGAGATGACCCTTGAACAACTGATTGAAGATACCCAAGCTTGGATTGAATCTACTGTGACCCATCTTGAAGTTCTCATGAACAAAATTATTGAGACCCTCAAGGATACCAAAAATATTCAGTATTACATAACACTGAATGACACAGAATTGAATATTGACATtactattttattcataaaagatTTAATCAGCAGAATGAGTTCACATCCTTGTACCAAGACAATAAGTAGCTAA